One Ctenopharyngodon idella isolate HZGC_01 chromosome 3, HZGC01, whole genome shotgun sequence genomic window, actttattcaacaaatttgtctctcctCTATCATTTAGCTAAGCTATTTATGTTACAGAGCTTCGTGTGTTTATGTCCGTTCTTGTTTTCTTCAGAAGTGCTGAATGATGATAATCTGATGAGTTTGTGTGATATTTAACAGAGGCAGGATCCCGTGGCCTGGGGAGCGGAGTTTGCTGCTGTGTCTCGTGATGTGCTGAATATTCGCTACACCCTCCTGCCGTATCTGTACACACTGATGTACGAAGCTCACGCTCACGGAAACACTGTGGTCAGACCCCTGCTGCACGAGTGAGTGTTTCTCACGAGTTCAGCCAAATAATTGATGAGATCATGTCCAGTGTTGATGAAATCATGTTCTGTTCTGCAGGTTTGTCACAGATGAAAACACATGGAAGATTGACAGGCAGTTCCTCTGGGGTCCGGCTCTTCTGATAACACCTGCTCTGGACCCggtactgtacacacacagacacaactCCACTATGATCACGCTACAAGCCAGAGCCTCCCGTAGTCATGTTTGAGTTTTGAGGTTTTGCTCACATACCCTGAACTGACACAAATGTGTTGTTTGTTCATTTCtcattggttttgttttgtaaagGGTGTTACTGTGGTCCGGGCCTACGTCCCAAATGCCCGCTGGTACGATTACCACACGGTGAGCATTTTATCAGCATGCAAATCTTTATTAGCAAGATTTTATTAGCATGTCAGTGAAAGAAGCAGTCATAATGCAGCTGGCTTCCAGACAAACTCAACCTGCGCTACTATATATTGGCTTCTCTTATCTGCTGGTATGTGATTGATCCACCAGGGTGAAGCTGTTGGAGTGCGAGGACAGTTTGTGGATATGGATACACCATTATCGAAAATTAACCTGCATGTGAGAGGAGGACACATCCTGCCCTGGCAGAAAGCAGAGAACAACACACACTACAGGTCAACAAGCTGCCCGCCATCTTTATTAAAACTTCTGACATTTCTCTAGAGTTGCATTGTATTTCCACTTTCAAAAGGGTTTCTTGCTCCACAAACAGTCAGtttttgtctcccaaaagaaagaagtgattctgaactgaaacgagtcgtcagtaattcagtcTTACTGAACCTGTGTAGGTTTGTAAgttatttgcataatgccagcctgtggtcttcattggcttAACAGctctctttgccccgccctcaaacactgtagttgtatctgagacgggaagagtttggtttgtgttgttcatgtcgagaagacgctgttttctgctgccaaaacAAATCCACTTagatgagattgatacggtaaaactgagaccatcgttactgttcgtatcactgtgtatcaagagctgaaattcagatatgataatgaggtTTCTCACAAAAGAGTgggaccaatcagagcagagcaggatCTCAATATTAGATATTAGATCCGTTTCAGatactgtgagaaaagagctgatgctgcagatattagatattattagaaaatattATTAGATGTTATTattggatattatgagaaaattaaaatgtttttgactttggatgtaaacctgttgtaggagacttcaaaacaacattaggaagctttaaaatatcataatatGGCACTTTAATATGTTAATGTAGGTGATTATGTTTATTCTTTTGATGTCACAACACTAATGTAAtgttcactgttttgttttgtgttttcttaTTTCTTGTAGTCGTCAGAATCCTCTGGGTCTTCTTGTTGCTCTTGATGATGGAGGTTCAGCACATGGATCCTTGTTCTGGGATGATGGAGAGGGAATTGGTGagttatatttttgtgtgtgtggatgggAATCGTGAGGAATTTAATggttttgattgattttgaaTGATTTATTCAACGTTCAGAGTGAAATGTCCAATTAGGCGTTAAAAGCACATGCAGTTTTATCCGaaacagatgaatgtgaatCTGGAAGTGTTTTATTACGTTGGTTGATGTACATATGGCAGcagttcagaaatgaaatgtccGGAGAGTGGCGCTAAAGGGTTAATGCTCGATCATGTTTGAAGATAATGTACCGCCCGACCCTTGACCTGCTGATAGTGTTAACTAAATCAAGCGTGagattaaaacatatttttctcgATTTTTCTTCGCTTCACCAGGTGCGCTACTGAGCAAGTTTATGACATCAGAAAAGCCATatatatggagctggttatgtgatgcaaatgtcaaaatgtttacaatatttagtttttggagttttgcaataaataaaaaaaaaaatgtaggtacAGTAGAGGCATGCATTtctgatattgcatttattactttttCCTCATAGTATTATTGGTAGCATCATAGTGTAAGGTCTCATCAGcattacaaacaataaaattatgTTCTGAATATGTATCTTTATATtagcttgtgtttttttttatgtagataATTTTATCacaggtgatttttttttttcctgttcttCTCTTAATcttctttgttttcttctttctcCTTACAGATACTGTTCAGAATAAGCGTTTTCTCTTGACGACTTTCACTGCATCTTCGGTAAGTTCATATGATTTGAAGAAAGATATGTGTGCAGTTCTTTCAGATTTACTAAATCCAGTAGAGAATCAAAGATTGTCCACCTCACTTAAAGCCAAACATCTGGCCATCACTCTCTATTTAACAGATCCAGATCCAGAAGGCCATTAGATGATACATAAATACTGAAACAACAcaattttctgttgtttttcattCTGTTCTAGTCAGATCTAAGTGACTGAATCTCAAGAAGCATGTCATAtgtcattgtgacattattttcatgataattaaCTACATTTCCCCCCCCCCACAAAAATTCATTACTATAGTTTAACTGCATGTTTTACTGTCATCAGTTGTCATTTGCAATAGCATGTTTGCTCACACTGTAAATATGCATGTGTGTAACAGCTGTCctgtgtgtttgtatttataGGGTGTTCTCACCAGCGCGGTTCCCACTGATGGTCTGGCTGAGGCCGACAGGTTGACCCTGGGTCTGGTGAAGGTGTGGGGTGTAACAGTGCCCGTCACTCGTGTTACCATGAGCGTGACTGGACAGCCTGACGCAGACCTGGCATTCACATATAACGCTGAGGTCAGACGCTTCATACAAACATTTACAACAGAACCATTGATACGATTATGAAAAAAATGGAatctatttcatttttattcagatttagtaattaaaaaaaaaatgtaaatatatcagTGTTGAATaatgtaaaatgtcatttaaatataaaaattatatttaaaagttatttaacacatttaataattttatatgaaattttgaaatgaaaaaaaaatctttatgtatttaagttttcatttttaaatatatctttataattgggtgaatctcatgaaaatgtcaatgcaaaaaaaaaaatcattacaaaaaaatatacaaaaatatataaagagagttcatttttttaaaattgaagttttcatattttaagagatattattttaatgacaagtAAGCATTTATAAGTccaattataaatgattttattatattatatctgtGGCCTTTAATTTATCctggtcatatttcaccccaaaatcagtAAGAAATACTAAGTTATATtgtgcttaatattattttttttatatttttaagagaTATTTTCATGACCACTagctttttttttagtacatttccagcacatttttattttggggtgaaccatccctttaaagaGGATTTGTGTAGTAACTGCTGACTGTGAGTGTAGCTTTCATTTTGTCTGAAAACTGCGTCTCTTCCTCTCCCTCAGGTTCAGAAGTTGCAGTTTGATGCGACATCACAATCTCACAGCACTGAAAAGCCTTTCACAATCACCTGGAACACAGCTTAGACTCGGATCGCATGATTATTGACCTTTATTTACCAATGTTCAGTCAACTAGTCCTTTATTTAGCATTTCCACCGGGAGCTTTTTATCATCTGGATTTGAAATGATTTCttctaaaataaatgttttgttctgttttggtttgGATCTCATATTGACAATCACAGCTTATTAAGGGGAAAACCTCTCAACTTCTGTGTCATGAAAAATCAGCTCTGATCCTGAGTAAGATTTCTTCATTTCACCATTAGAAGTTCATCGCTGTCCATTAAGAAACATGTGAGAAAATGCAGTGTAACATGGAGAAAGATTTGAAAACTGCAATAAAGTGATTAAACCCCATTTATGATCATATGAAGAAACTTTCTTCCATTTCTTTGCTGCATGACGTGAGTTTGTGATTGTCTGTATGCAGGAATACATGGGAGAAAACATGGATTAGGGACAAAACtgcaaaagaaaacatgaaaataacagAATACACATGCAGttgatgaaatattaaaaaatacaagtaTATCTGGAGTTTCAAGATGAAGGTTTTCTTAGTGTCTCAATATAATCATGCAAATTTATACAATGAGCTCTCGTTTGTTTATACTAGTTAACGCATTAAGCTAACTAACTTTGACTACTCTTACTGTTGCTGTATGTGTAATGTACACAGTATACACAAGAAGAGCTGTTACATTCACTGATATGAGCAGTAGGCTATACTGTATAATACTGTATCCCACCATGCAATGTGTTTCACTTGCTTTTCAGTTTCCAGTGTGATTAAAGAAACTGAAAAAACATATCAGACATGATTTTTAACATCTCTGTCTTTCCTCATTAATTGATCAGACTGCCAGAAGGCATTTTAGTAATTCTACACacataatacacacacataatttCGTAATCATATGCCAATGTGTtcataaaatatagcattttatgacagaatttaaaatggTATGATGTCCCGAAAGATGTAATATGGTGATTAAGTTCCCAAAGTTAATATAAAACTggttaatgttatttttctaatattgtaaaatagtatttaattcgttatttgtgtttatgagaagaaaaatatgttttgtgcatttagtaaattaattattttcattcgGCATACTTGCATGATGTCCTCGTACGCTGGGTTGGGGTGAGCGAAAATggtataaatactgttcggtttctcgcacaaaccgatcgtttcgtgtcttaggacatcaatgtgtcaccacgagccgcagggtttaatttggatttgtctgtgcatgtctttttgactcttatagatggtgttcccattggcatgcattatacgactgacagaccacaacggttggagttaaaaatcatcatttgtgttctactgaagaaacaaagtcacctacatcttggatgcgctgggggtaagcagataaacatcaaattttcatttttgggtgaactatccctttaagttttgtttgtttctcataTGTGACCCTCTCAAGAAAAGCCTGATGTTGTCTAGTTTATTGATTCTTTATCTCTGTGTTCTCAGTATCTGCAGTTTGTTCCACATACTAAAGATTTGTGAGGTTTTCATAGTGCCAAACAACCCAAAGACATGCTACATAGCATTTATGAATAATGGACAGATATGACACATTGTGATTGCTATTGAAAGCATGAATCTCTGTTTATTCCAGAGACATTTGCAAAATCTAAAGATTGATTTCAGACTCATATAATTAGTGATCAAAACATTCCTTCTGGTTTCAACAGAGAGAAATCGTAATCTCTCAAATGggattttattgaaagtaattCACACACATCAGTGTAATTGCAAAACTACAATGTCAGTTTACTGTCTTCAAGCTGAAAGTACTATAAATGCAGAGCATCTTTCACATAAGAAAAGAAATGATGTACAATGTAACCTGTCGGAACAGATGTTGCTGTTTCTTTCATTACCTCACCCCATGCTACATAAAGCAGAACAGTGCATCATGGGAATAGTAGTTTCTCCACGGTCATTTATGAAGACACACCTATAATATTATATGATTATTTCCTCTTTGTTTGATGAGCTTCGGTTTATTAGATATTTCTAGCCTGAAGTCTCATTTAGTCAAGTTAATATATCTGATCACATGACTCGACCCTCATGGCAGTTTAAAGGTGAAAGTAAAGGTTAGAAATCAAAGTAAAAGTTGCTCTCTCGCAAACATTAGCGAGTGTCgctgaaaattatatttttaccaTAATTTATAGCAGACGTTACTATTTTTTGAGGGttttttcgttttgttttgtttttatctcCGTACTGCTGATGATTGCTGATAGTATGTGTTATTCAGTTACACAAAAGATGCAAGCGATCACTTAATTACATCTTAATTCCCTTCTTCTGTCTTTCCTGttatttagtttcagttttgttttattgtgtaaacaGGTTTAGGATGAGAGTAATAAACACCACTAGGACAGCAGCAGATGGTCCATGCAACATTAAAACAGTCCAAACAGTAAAGTCAGCAAACCTATCATTAAATGGACAGTCTGTGTAGAACAAGAACAACACAACAAGTCTTTATTTATTCCAAgtaaaaaagtatcaaagtttATGAAACATAGggatgtaaaatgtttttgggAATTGCAGTTGTCATAGTAATACGtacatttgatttacagtaaatttaaacttttataactttttCATACTGTAATTTGTACTTCAGCTAAGAGcctcataaaaaaaatctctgtgGTTTTCATAATGTTTAACATTATTATGTCTAGTATACTGTAGTTATTAACATTTTGTGTTCTGGAAGAATAACTCTAGACCACAATAATACAGAATgttcacataatatattataaacagcTCGTTTAGATTAGTTTACATTGAAGGCATTTAACACATGCTCTTTTCAAGAGAAACTTACATGGattttttacactgtaaaaattgaCATGATCAATAAGTCATgacaacatatgtttttactTTATCTCATCAAAATAAgccatttaaactttattttaaagagcacctattatgcaaaatccacttttacatggacataaatgtgtgttggcagtgtgaacacaaccaccctacaatgataaaaatccacccactcctttttttaaattcccattaaaccaaagcagtctcattagacaTGCTGTTTTGATGGCCCCGCCCACGACGGCTGACTGACAGCCCTGTATTACCATAGTTTCCGCCCTCAAGGAGTTGTACGTCGTCCGCTATTTTCTCTGCGCTCGAGCAGCTGCAGCGTCAACAATGTCTCGTAAGCAATCTTGGTGTTCTGTTTTTGGATGTAAAAGTGAACATAagacttcattttcatttcctttAAACACTCCTGTTTTTTCCCAGGAGTCTCCCGTATTTCATACCCATTTCTTGGCCCTTGCACGTTTTATTTCTCCTGGGAAACTCCCGTAATTTGTATGGCCCAAACCTTGTTATATGAATAAtcacataaatatattattcttAGGTTGCCAGATCTTGTATAAAACGCATTCTACTCACACAATCGACACATCACACAAATTCCAACCCATTTGTGACCTCAACCTGGCAACCTACAACCCCGTTGATGTCTGGGCAGGTAGTAGACGTGGGAAGTTGAATCAAGCATCACTGGTAGAAATGAACACTCGGTGGTGCTCCACTACAGTGTAGTCATTTTACAGTGTTAGAGACAGAGAGGAAGAACAGGAAGCAGGAAACAAATTCGTGGCAAAAAGTAAAGTTTATTGAATAATCTAGTAGACATTAAATCAAAGCTAAGGAAATGAAAATGTACTGTTTTACAACATCATCTTATGACACTGAAAACATATAAAGACATTGACTGGCCTCTAATTTACTTCTGAAGGCACATTTTCACACAACTTAAGATTAAACAGCAATACCATGTTTCTGATTAAGAAGGCAAAAATCATGTGTAGGTAATTATTGATTTGTGTGGAACTAATGCAACTCATGTAATCATTTAAATCAGCATTCAACatatattttgaagtattaCTTACAGCTCAAACAGAAGGGCAGAATAGCAGTGCCAAGGTCATATAGGGCCTCATAAATTCCTTGACATTGGAAAATGCATGGCCtctataccttgaatgcaatgtaaatcGCTTTCTACCAAAGCATCTACTTACTAAAATATTCAACTTTTTCTTATAGACTCGGTTGGTCTGTTGAGTAGAGCACAGTTCAGGTCACTTCTTACTCCAGTGCTTTCCAACACAAACACAGTTTCACACCAGAGATCTTTATAATCTATTATTGTCTTGACATCAATGACATTAAACTTCTCGTACGGAGGAATCAGCACCTCTTTCTCCTCAGGAAATGTAGAATATTTTGACACATCAGCACCTTCACAAGTGTAGATCtcaaaacaagatacatttccaTAAGGCTTTGTTGGTTTAATTTCAAGAGAGGAGGATGAAAACAGGCCAAACCGAACCTGTTTGTTCAGAACATTCTTATCATATTCATCATTTGTTCCACGATAAGTTGACTTGCATCCATTTTGTGATTCCTTCAGAATCTGTATCGCTTCTGTCAGCAAAAACTGAAGTGAATACCATGTGTATGTACTGTCTTTGTATTGTTGTTTATCACTATAAACAGCATCATTTAACTCCTGATATATATCAACACGTGAGTTAGTGTAAACGTGAATGGCGATTGAATGATTCTCTGTCAAGTTATCTGCAGGAGGCTCATGATTTTTTTCAGCATCTTGCCAAACCATTCTGAATTTAGTTGAGTTATTGAGTTCCCTTTCTAGCAATTCTGTCTCAACCAGACATGACATGTTCTTTTTGCAACCAACATAACAGTCATCAACAGATTTCTCTGCCATATCCAGTGGAAATATCTGTCCTTCAGCAGCAGCAGTTCTGTGATCCTGCAGGAATTATAATGATCGATGATCAGTGTTCATGTCTGTAATCTGTAATTCATACTAGTTCACAACTTTACCTGTGCTAGAGCAGCTGAAATGAGAAGAAGAGCTTCAACGAACAGCAGCATCTTGATTCAGTCGAATCCCTCAGATGATCCAGTAAGTCTAGTGAAGCGCTGATGCTGAAAAACAATAAGAAATCTGAGACATAACATAGCAAATAACGtagcaaaataacaaaaacttttCAGAGGAAGGGAGAAATTACCTGTGATGTTCACCAATGTGTACCTGTTATGTTACTCTTTTACGTTACCTCCTGATAACCCGGGATTATTGTTGTCTTTTTGTGAGGCTCTTCAGGAGCTGTGACGAGAGGAGAAGATCGGACAAAGCATCAACAACAGCAGTTTTTAAACCAACAGATGAGGAAGTTTacttttttatgtataaaaaaagtgtgtgtgcgcATTGGTTCTGGGAAGTTACAACTAGAACATAACACACAGggtttttttataaatcaattTTATGACCAATTTTTCATCTTGTAcagttattaaatatttaaattccaCTGTCAGGATGTCTTTAACCATGTATTAACCAGGATATATGTTTAGATTTTCTTAGAATCTCTGCATCAGGATATGAAACTGCACTCATGcatattcttaaagggatagttcacccaaaaatgaaaatttgatgtttatctgcttacccccagggcatccaagatgtaggtgactttgtttcttcagtagaacacaaatgatgatttttaactccaaccgttgcggtctgtcagtggtataatgcatgtcaatgggaacaaaatctataagagtcaaaaaaacatgcacagacaaatccaaattaaaccctgcggctcatgacgacacattgatgtcctaagacatgaaacgatcgctttgtgcgagaaaccgaacagtatttatatcattttttacctctaatacgcCACTATGTCAAACTGCCTTGAGTGCACGCAtggcatccggtgtgtgaggtct contains:
- the LOC127508195 gene encoding ecto-ADP-ribosyltransferase 5-like → MLLFVEALLLISAALAQDHRTAAAEGQIFPLDMAEKSVDDCYVGCKKNMSCLVETELLERELNNSTKFRMVWQDAEKNHEPPADNLTENHSIAIHVYTNSRVDIYQELNDAVYSDKQQYKDSTYTWYSLQFLLTEAIQILKESQNGCKSTYRGTNDEYDKNVLNKQVRFGLFSSSSLEIKPTKPYGNVSCFEIYTCEGADVSKYSTFPEEKEVLIPPYEKFNVIDVKTIIDYKDLWCETVFVLESTGVRSDLNCALLNRPTESIRKS